The Thermomicrobiales bacterium genome contains the following window.
TGCCGGTTGACCCGGAGGCGCGCGTCTTCCTCTATAGCGTTCAGCCGAGCGCCGTTGCGCGCAACAGCATCCAGCCCGATTTGGCCTTTGTTGCGCTCGATCTCGACTATCTGCTGACCTTCTATGGCGATGAACGCGCGTTCGAGCCGCAGCGCATGCTCGGCAGCGTCCTCCGGGAATTGCACGCTCGCCCTGTCCTCGGGCGTGACGATATTCGACGGATGGTTGCGGCCGGGGTAGCCGCCGATCCGGCATTCCCGCTCGCGAAGGCTGGCTTCGTGGATCAGCCCGAACTGGTGCGATTGAGGCAACTCACGCTCGGCCCCGCCGACATGGCCATGCTGTGGTCGTCGTTCTTCCGCTCCGCCTACCGGTTGTCGGTTGCCTGTCGAGCGTCGGTCGTCCTCGCCAGCACGGCTGATGCGCCCGAGCCAACGTAGCCAGCGAGCGCGCAGTGGCGGGGCAGCGTCGCCCTCTGCCTACCCGACATCAGAAGCGTAGGGAATCCCACAGGGGACACTGGCTCCGGTTTCCGCCAGTGCCCCCGCACATCACTGCGTAGTGTCAGCCGGCGTCGGTTGGGACGGGCGCGGCGCCGGCCGAGAGCGCGCCGGCCACCTCGTCTGTTGACATCTCTGGCGCCGTCTCTCCGCCGCCCCCGGCAAGCGGGGCCGCCGGCCCGGCGCTGATCGCGCCGAGCTCCACCGGCGCTTCAGTTGTGGCAGAAGCTGCCGGGCCAGTCCGCGTCACGCTGATCTCGGCCGGGGCTGGTGTCCGAGGCTCGTCGATCTCGATGACGATCCGCATGGCTTGTCCTCCGATCACGCGTTCATGACCGCGTAGCGGCCTTCGAAGGTGACATTCTGGTTCGTGAGGTTCTTGACCGTGATCCAGTACGTACAGTTGGCGGCGGAGGCCCGTTCGACCGCGA
Protein-coding sequences here:
- a CDS encoding Pvc16 family protein encodes the protein MVDEQETMMIDHLAIATVTATLVDLLRGPVQTAVAGATVWPDWPPGEDAVPVDPEARVFLYSVQPSAVARNSIQPDLAFVALDLDYLLTFYGDERAFEPQRMLGSVLRELHARPVLGRDDIRRMVAAGVAADPAFPLAKAGFVDQPELVRLRQLTLGPADMAMLWSSFFRSAYRLSVACRASVVLASTADAPEPT